The DNA sequence GTGCGATTTGGTGCGCCTGAAATTTTGTACAAGGAGACGATTCTGAGCACCGTCAACGGATACGGCCATTTCGAACCGCTCAAGCATTATGCCGAGGTGCACCTGCGGCTGGAACCGGGGGAGCGCGGCAGCGGTCTTGTGTTCGAGAATGCGTGTCATGCCGATGATCTGAGTGTCGGCAACCAGAACCTTGTAAGAACGCATCTGTTCGAGCGGGACCACCATGGCTTGCTGACCGGTTCGCCGCTTACCGATGTGAAGGTGACTCTGTTGACCGGCCGTGCCCACAACAAGCACACGCATGGCGGGGATTTCCGCGAAGCTACGTTTCGTGCGCTCAGACAAGGCTTGGAGAAGGCGGATAATATCTTGCTCGAGCCATACTATCAATTCAAGATCAAGGTTGAGCTGGACCATTTGGGCAGGGTTTTGTCCGACATTCAACAGGCAGCCGGACAATTCGACCCGCCGGAGACCGTGGGCAATCAAGCGGTCATTACCGGACGAGCCCCCGTGGCCACGATGATGCAGTATGCCGCAGAGCTTGCGGCGATCACGCACGGCAAAGGCGCATTTCATGCGACGTTCGGCGGCTACGACCGCTGCCATAATGAACAAGAGGTGATCGAACGCAAGGGTTACCGCAAGGACGCCGATCCGCTGTACACCTCATCCTCCATTTTCTGCGCGAAGGGAGTCGGGTACACAGTGCCCTGGGATGAAGCGGAGGCCAAGATGCATTTGCTATAATGCGCTGGGCCGCCTGGATGCAAGGGGCGCATGGGACGCAAGGGGCGCAAGGGGCGCATGGATGCCGCATGGACGCAAGGGATGCATGGGACACAAGGGCCGCAAAGGCCGCAAAGGCCGCAGGGCGGTGCTTCGTCCATCACTTATTGTCGTGTCGGGCAGCTTCTCGGCAAGCTGTCAGCAGATCATTGGCGGCTGCCGGACTGCAAATGGGTATAGAAGGAGCGGGGAATAAGCCTGCCAGAGTGGGCAAGCCGCGTATACTTGACCATATTAGTAGCAGTATCATAAATGAATGGTAGCAACTTCACTAATTCGCTGGCATGGGGCAGGGATACAGGCGAATTATTACCCAATTACCATTAACTATTACGCTCGTATCTATTATTAATAGTAATTGGGTAATAAACTGACGAAATCGGCTTATATTTGCTTAATTTTATGTATTCGCTACCATTAATTATTGGTAGAGGTATCATTCCTGACCATGATCCGCCCTCGCATGGGATTGGCATCGCCATATGCAACGAGCAAGGGTAAGGCGCGTCCTACATGATAGCGGCAGGCGGGAGTAAGAGCGCACTTCGTTTGACGCTTCCTGCGTGTTATGCCTATAATGGTTGCAACTTCCCATTGTATACAATGGATAGAATCAACATCCGATTAGCAGCCTGGAATGGTACATGCACTTCACGTATGTTTTGCATGAACCAAGCACGAACTTCCAGCATGCAAACATGCGCAGTCGGAGCCAAGAGCATACTTCCCAAAACTGGGTATCCAAACTGGAGTTAGGCGTAGCGTTCTTGTCCCAAGCCTCCAAACTGGACTTAGGCTTAGCGTTCTTGTCTCAAGCCTAGCTTCCGTTGCCGATGCTGCTCTAAGTAAGCGCACGCCATGCGACTCACGCCTCCAGGCCCTGGGTGCAGGATCAGCGACTATTCGATGCTTCGCGGACACTCGGAACCTGTCACAGATGCAGGCAGTGCACTTAGGCGCAAGGCAAGGTAAGGGAAGCACAATATCAGGTGGTTCGGATTTGGGAATGCGGAGACTAGAGCGGTGAAGGGTGATGGGCTTGTGTCGCGAGTAGCAAACAGCGGGTATTTGGAACGCAAGGTGTATAACGAGGTGAAGGAACTCATTATCAATGGAGAGCTGAAGCCGGGCGACCTGATTATCCAGGATCAGATTGCCCGCCGGATCGGGGTTAGCCGGACACCGCTGCGCCGGGCGCTGGCTCAATTGGAGAGAGACTATTTGCTCGAGTCAACGCCGCAAGGGCTGGTTGTCCGCCGGATTTCGAGCGGGCTGCTAATCTCCGTGTGGGAAGTGAGAGCGGCGTTGGAGGGCTTGGCGTGCCGACTCTCGGCGCAAATGATGGACGAAGCTACGCTTGTCTATTTGCGGACGCTAATCACATCGGCCTATAAGAAGTGGAAAGAACATGGCGAGCTGGAGGCATACCGCAAGGCCGATGTGGACTTCCATACGCGGTTGGTGCAAGCGAGCTGCAATCCAATTCTGCATCAAAATTTCACGCAGACGCAAGTGTTTGCCTTGGCTTTCAGCAAGGGAATTATTCGTTCTCCCGAGGAAACATATCCGGAGCATCTGGCCATTCTGGACGCACTCGAAGAGCGGAATGAGGAACAGGCAGAGAAGCTGATGATTGAGCACCTCCGCAAAGCCATTCCGACTATCCGACAATCCGGTTGGTCGGATGGATAGGCCTGACCCCGGCAGACACCGCGGTACCAATGCTCACCCTGACAGCGGAAGCAACATGCTTGGCAACAGGGAGGTGAAGTCCCCGAGCAAGAGCTCGTATGAGTATGGGACGCAACCTCCCCCCTAGGCGCCCACCATTGTATACAATGTATCCAATCGCAGCCTGTTTGCGCGGCAGGCCGCATCCAGGCATGCTTGGCAAGCAGCGCCAATGCAAGAAGCAATACGCACACACCTTCCATTACAGAAAGGCGGAATTCACATGGGAAACACACAACTCAGCATCAGCGGCGAGAAATTTCTGATCAACGGCAGGCTCACCTATTCCGAGCTGCCGAACAGTCCGGCCTCCACGCATGGGCTTCTTATGAACGCCCGTTTCATCCAGGGGGTGTTCGATGATCGGGCACAGCAGGAGCGGTTCGCGCGATTCGGACGCAAGACGTTTGATCCGGATCTGCACACAGACGAGCTGATTGCGGCTCTGCCGGAATGGTACGCGCACGGCTTGCGGGCAATCACAGTTGGCCTGCAGGGGGGAGGCCCCGTATTCACGATTGAGGACTGGTCCTCGATCGACAACAATCCGTACAGCGCAGACGGCCTTTCCTTCGACCCGGCGTATGAAGCCCGGCTGCATCGGCTGCTGAAGGCGGCCGACGAGATCGGCATGGTCGTGATTGTCAGTTTGTTCTATCAGGCGCAGATTCATCGGCTGCGAGACGGGGAGGCCGTACGGAACGCGATCAAGACCGCCTGCGGCATCCTGAAGAAGGGCGGATATACGAACGTAATCATTGAGGTGGCGAATGAATATGAGATCGCCGGCTTCCTCGCCTATCCGATCATCAGCTCGCATCAGGGGATGGCGTATTTAATCGAACTGGCCAGGGAAAGCTCGGGCGGCATGCCGACAGGCTCCAGCCTGATGGGCGGCGCGACGAATGAAGAAGTGGCGCGAGCCAGCGATGTCATCCTGATTCACGCCAATAATTGCACGCGTCAGGAATACTACAATATGATCCAAAAGGTGAGAGGCTGGCAGATGAACAAGCCCATTGTGTGCAATGAAGATTCACCGTGCATCGGCATGATGGAAGTCGCCTACAAGACCGCTACGTCCTGGGGATATTACAATAATCTGACCAAGCAGGAGCCGCCTGCCGATTGGGGCATTACCGAGGGAGAGGACACGTTCTTCGCCCGGCGGATGGCTGCCGGACTGGGCATTGAGCTGCCTCCGCTCGAAGAGGAGGAACAATTTGTGCTGCAGGGCTTTGAGCCGCATATGACCGTGGACAACAAGCGCTGGATTCGCCTCGCCAGTCTCTACCCGGAACGGATCGATTATGTGGAGTTTTTCCGCAATGGCGAGCTGGTGGACCTGGCTTTCAACGAGCCGTTCATGATTCGCAATCAGACGACCTGGATTCAGGACGCCTGGGTCATGACAGAGGAAGACAAGGAATGGAAGGCGGTCGTGCATTTGACAGATGGCCGCAGCATAGAGAAGAAAGTTACCCTGTCTTAACCGCTAGATTTGGCTATGACGTTCCCTTCGCTTCCGCTAGTTTTTTCATTGACAAATACAAGTTCTTGATATAGATTGTTAATTACCAACTATATATAGTATGTACAGGTGTTTTTTCATTCGATCGAATGAAAAGCTTAATAGGGAAGTCCGGTGCGAATCCGGCGCGGTCCCGCCACTGTATAAGCGGAGTGTTCGTTCAACATGCCACTGGCTGCGAAGCAAGCTGGGAAGGGGAACGGACATGTTGATGCCCAAGCCAGGAGACCTGCCTGTCCATGTTAGACACGACCCTGCGGTGAACAGGAAGGTGTCCGCTTTGTCCTTTTTGTGTGGCTTGTGACATGGTTTGCCCGCAATTGGCGCATTCGGCCCTTCTGTTGGCCGTATGCGCCTTTTTTGATGGCTTCCGTCAGCATGCGAGTGCTGGCGGCACAAAGAAACATGACGGGTCGGCATACATAAGCTCCTTGGCTGACGAAGCACGCGCCAAGAGCAGTCGTTGGGGTCAAGGGAGAACGAGCACCAGGATGCGAGAGGAACGAAAGGGGACAAACTGCGATGTTGATTGCTTATGATTCGAGGACTGGCAACGTGCGCCGGTTCATTGCAAAGCTGAATATGCCCGCTGTTCAGATCGATGATCAACTGTCATTGGACGAGCCCTTTGTGCTGGTGACCTATACGACCGGCTTCGGCCAAGTTCCGGACAAGGTCGATGCTTTTTTGAAGCGCAACTATCGTCGCATGCGCGGAGTGTCGGCAAGCGGCAACCGCAATTGGGGTGATCGGTTCGCGGCCAGCGCGGATCGCATTGCAGAGCTGTACGGAGTTCCTGTCGTCAGCAAGTTCGAGCTTTCCGGAACCCGCCAGGATGTGGATCAGTTTAGACAAGGAGTGAGCAGCATTGCGGCATATTGAACTGAACAATCGAATCATGCAGCGTGATCCAAATGGATTTTTCCAGCTGGACAAAGACCGCGAGGCCGTAGAAGTGTACATGGAAGAGGTGCGCAGCAAGAGCCTTTCGTTCCCGAACACGGCGGCCAAGATGAAATATATGATCGAGAACAATTACTATGAAAATGTCTATGAATACTATTCGCCGGAGGAAGTCGAGGACATCTACGCTTTGGCGCACAGCTATCCGTTCCAGTTTGCCTCCTATATGGCGGCCTCCAAGTTTTATAACGATTACGCGATGAGAAGCAACGACCGCGCCTACTACCTGGAGCACTTTCCGGACAGGGTTGCGATCGTTGCCCTCCATCTAGCCCGCGGGAATGCAGCCATTGCCCGGGAGCTCGTCTCCTCCATGATGGAACAGCGGCTGCAGCCGGCTACGCCGACTTTCCTGAATGCCGGCAAAAGCCGACGCGGCGAGATGGTGTCCTGCTTCTTATTGGAGATGGACGATTCGCTGAACTCGATCAACTATGTGCTGGGCACATGCATGCAGCTTTCCAAGATCGGCGGCGGGGTAGCCGTCAATCTGTCGAAGCTGCGCGGGCGCGGCGAGCCGATCAAGGAAGTTGAGGGCGCGGCGAAAGGCATCATGCCGGTGCTGAAGCTGATGGAGGATGCTTTCTCCTATGCGGATCAGATGGGGCAGCGCAAAGGCTCGGGTGCGGCCTACTATAACATTTTCGGCTGGGACGTCGTGGAATTCCTGGACAGCAAGAAGATTAATGCGGATGAGAAGATTCGCCTGAAGACGCTGTCGATCGGGCTGATCGTGCCGGACAAATTTTATAAGCTTGCGGAAGAGAACAAACCGCTTCATGTATTTGCGCCTTATTCCATTTACAAAGCTTATGGCATACATATGGACGATATGGATATGGACGAGATGTACGATCAGCTGCTGGCGGATGACCGGGTGCGCAAGAAGGCTGTCATGAGCGCGCGCGACATGCTTACCAAAATCGCCGCCGTCCAGCTGGAATCCGGTTACCCCTACATCATGAACAAGAGCAATGCGAATAAGGCTCATGCCCTGCGCAGCTTGGGCGCCATCAAGATGTCGAACCTGTGCACGGAAATTTTCCAGCTGCAGGAGACGTCCGAGATCGGCGATTACGGACAAGCGGATGTAATCCGTCGGGACATCAGCTGCAATCTGGCGTCCCTCAACATTGCCAATGTCATGGAGCGTCGCAAGGTGAGAGAGTCGGTGCATGAAGGCATGCTCGCCTTGACAGCGGTCAGCGACATGACAGAGGTCGCCAACGCGCCGGGCGTCGTCAAGGCCAATCGGGAGCTGCACTCTGTCGGGCTCGGCGCGATGAATCTGCATGGGTATTTGGCGAAGAACAAGATTGCTTATGACAGCGAAGAAGCGAAGGACTTCGCTCGCACCTTTTTTATGATGATGAACTTTTACTCGCTGGAAAAAAGCATGGACATTGCCCGTGAGCGCGGTGTGACTTTTGCAGGCTTCGAGCAGTCGGATTATGCGAATGGCACATACTTCGCCCGCTATGAGCAGAACGATTACCGTCCGGCGACAGACAAGGTCAAGCGCCTGTTCGAGGGCATCGCTGTTCCCGGGCCGGAAGATTGGCAACGGTTGAAGGAGGAGGTTGCCCGGTATGGCCTGTATCATGCATACCGGCTGGCCATCGCGCCGACACAGAGCATCTCCTATGTGCAGAACGCCACATCCAGCGTCATGCCGATCGTGCAGCCGATTGAAACGCGGACCTATGCGAACTCGACAACGTATTACCCGATGCCGTATTTGAGCGCGGACAACTTTTTCTACTACAAATCGGCGTACCAGATGGACCCGTTCAAGATGCTCGATTTGATTGCAGAAATTCAGGCGCATATCGATCAAGGCGTGTCCACCATCCTGCATGTCAACAGCGATATTTCGACCCGGCAGTTGGCCCGCTATTATATTTACGCCGCGAAAAAAGGCTTGAAGTCACTTTATTACACGCGGACGAACCATCTGTCCGTCGAGGAATGCGTCAGCTGTTCCGTCTAGGCAGCCGATGAATAGGGGGATGTGCGACGATGAAAGCAGTGAACTGGAATCGGCCGGACGATGATTTCAGTCTGACCTTCTGGAACCAAAATATTATGCAGTTCTGGACAGAAGAGGAAATACCGCTGTCTGATGACAAGATGGCGTGGCTGTCCTTGAGCGAAGCGCAGCAAGAGCTGTACATCAAGGTGCTTGGCGGTCTGACCTTGCTGGATACCGTGCAGGGCGGCGTCGGCATGCCGAAGATTCTGGAGCATGTGGACGGACTGCAGCGCAAGGCCGTGCTCGGCTTCATGGGCATGATGGAGCAGATTCATGCCAAATCCTACAGCAGCATCTTTACCACCTTGGTATCCAACGAAGAGATTGATCGGGTGTTCCGTTGGGTGGAGGAAAACCGGCATTTGCAAGTGAAAGCAGAGACGATTGCTCAATACTATAGCGCCATCCATACGAAGAAGGATCTCTACTTAGCGATGGCGGCTTCTGTCCTGCTGGAAAGCTACCTGTTCTACAGCGGATTCTTCTATCCGTTGTACTTGGCGGGACAAGGCAAGATGACAAGCAGCGGTGAAATCATCAACCTCATTCTGCGGGACGAGAGCATTCACGGTCTTTATGTCGGGGTGTTGGCCCAGGAGGTGTATGCGGAGCTGGACGAGGACGAGCAAGCCTCTGCGGATGAAACGCTGCTCGGGCTGCTGCGTTACCTGCACAGCAATGAAGAGCAATATACGGAGGAGCTGTATGCGGCTGTCGGCTTGACTGACGAGGTGAAGGCCTTCCTCCGCTATAATGCCAACAAGGCGCTGAGCAATCTTGGGCGGGAGCCGATGTTCCCGGATGAGGAGATCAACCCGATTGTGCAAAACGGCATCAGCACGCATACCCGCCAGCATGACTTTTTTTCCACCAAGGGCAACGGTTACGTGCGAACGATCCATGTGGAGCCATTGAAGGACGAAGATTTTCAATTCGACTTGTAAGGCGGTCTGCCGCGGCTTTTTCCACATCGCAACAGCGGCACACAACGGAATACCAGCGCAAACAGGTGCTGGCTGGAACTAGCGAGTGTTCAGCCAGCTTAATAGGGAAGTTCGGTGCAAATCCGACGCGGTCCCGCCACTGTGACAGAGGAGTCGCAGCTTCATGCCACTGGTTACGGAAGTAACCGGGAAGGCAGCTGCCGATGAAGACACTGCAAGCCAGGAGACCTGCCTGTTTGGACAACACTGCTAGACCAATGCCGCAGCCGAGTGCCGGTATTGGTATGGCCCTGCGCAAGACGGGGAGCGAACTCGCTCCCTGCCCTGCCGCAGGCGGTTTACCTACGGGAGATAGGGAGGTGTTAGACGGCAACCCACATAACAGATGAATGGGCGTCTTTCCCCTGCTTGACTACGGGGATAGACGTCTTTTTTTGTTGATTCAAGTTACGCTGAGGCAGCTTAGCGGCCAAATGCGGACAGCGGGAGCGGATGGCGAATGCATCCGCTTCAGGTATCGCAGGGAGTTGGGCGACGATATTGGACAATTCCCAATCCAAAGCAAACAGGAGGCAGATAGACTATGGGGGAAACGGTGACAATTGGCAATTTGGGCTACCCGAGGATAGGAAGCCAGCGTGAATGGAAGAAGGCGCTGGAGGCGTATTGGGCAGGCAAGCTGGAGGAAACGGATTTTTTGCAGGAAATGGCGCGCATTCGGCTGGAGCAGCTCGAGCTGCAGAAGGACAAGGGAGTTGAGCTGATTCCCGTCAACGACTTTACCTTCTACGACCACATGCTGGATATGGCAGTCATGTTTGGCATTGTGCCGGAACGATTTGCTTATAAAGGAGGACAGGTGTCTCTTGACACGTACTTCGCCATGGCGCGCGGCAGCAAGCAAGCCGCTGCTTGTGAGATGACGAAGTGGTTCAATACGAACTACCACTACATCGTGCCGGAAATTGGCGGCCAGTCGCCAGCGCTGACCGAGAACAAGCCTCTGGCCGCTTACCGATTCGCAAAGCAGCACGCAGGCATTGCCGGCAAGCCGGTTATTGTAGGGCTGTACACCTTTTTGAAGCTGTCCAAAGGCTTCCAGCAAGCGGAGCTTGGGCAGAAGGTCGGGCAGTTCCTTCCCGTATACTTGCAAATGCTAAAGGAACTGGAGCAGGAAGGCGTGAACTGGGTGCAAATCGATGAGCCCGTGCTTGTTACAGACGTGAGTGACGAGGACATGGAGCAGGTAGAGCGCATTTATCGGGCCATTGCACAAGAGGTGCCGGGATTGCACGTGATGCTGCAAACATACTTTGAGGGCGTGGACCGATTTGAACAGGTGGTGCAGCTTCCCGTTCATGGCATTGGACTTGATTTCGTGCACGACCGTGAGACCAATCTGCAAGCGATCGCCCGATACGGCTTCCCGCGGGACAAGCGGCTTGGCGTAGGGCTCATTGATGGGCGCAGCATATGGCGTGCGGATCTGGACAGCAAGCTTAGGCTGGTGGAAACGCTGGCGCAGTCTGTTCCTTACGAGCAGATGATCCTTCAGCCTTCCTGCAGTCTGATGCACGTGCCTGTATCTACAGAGCCGGAAGAGAAGCTGGACCCGGTGATCCGCAAGGCGCTGGCTTTCGCCAATGAAAAGCTGGATGAGCTGAAGCTGCTGGCCAGAGCGATTCGGAACAGCGCTGAGGCGGCAGGGGAACTTGAGGCTAGCCGCCAGCACCTCGACCGGTTCCGGTCGCTGCCCCAGCGCAACCGTCAGGATGTGGTCAGCCGGCAGACAGAGTGGGCGAAGCTGCAGGACAAGCGCAGTCTGGTCTTCGCGGAGCGTTTTCCCCTGCAGCAGGAGAAGTGGGGCCTGCCGGTTCTGCCGACCACGACGATTGGAAGCTTTCCGCAGACACCGGAGGTGCGGCAGGCGCGGCTGCGTTGGCGGAGAAACGAGTGGGATCAGAGCCAGTACGAGTCATTCTTGCAGGAGCAAATTGCCTCGTGCATTCGGCTTCAGGAGGAGCTCGGTCTGGACGTGCTGGTTCATGGCGAATTTGAGCGGACAGATATGGTGGAGTTTTTCGGAGAGAAGTTGGATGGCTTCATATTCACGCAGAACGGATGGGTACAGTCTTACGGCTCGCGTTGCGTAAAGCCGCCGGTGATCTATGGTGATGTCGCTTTTCGGGAGCCGATGACCGTGAAGGAAAGCGTCTACGCACAATCGCTCACTTCCCAGCCAGTGAAGGGAATGCTGACAGGTCCGATCACCATTTTGTGCTGGTCATTCGTGCGCGATGACAGGAGTCGGGAGCAAGTGGCGAATCAGATTGCGCTGGCGCTGCGCCAGGAGGTAGAGGCGCTCGAAGCGGCGGGCATCGAGATGATTCAGGTGGATGAGCCGGCGCTGCGGGAGGGATTCCCGCTGAAGGAGCGAGATCGCGAGTCGTATCTGGACTGGGCAACCCGGGCATTCCGCATCGCTACCTCTAGCGTCAAGGATACCACGCAAATTCACACGCATATGTGCTACTGCGAATTCCATGATATTTTGCACGCGATCCTCGCACTTGATGCGGATGTCATTTCTATTGAGACGTCCCGCAGTCATGGGGAATTGATTGCGAAGCTGGAAGGGGAAGGCTACGACCACGGCATAGGCCTTGGGGTTTATGACATTCACAGCCCGCGCGTGCCAAGCACAGCAGAAATGATGGATATTATTGAACGGGCGCTGCAAGTGCTGGACCCGGCATTGT is a window from the Xylanibacillus composti genome containing:
- a CDS encoding GntR family transcriptional regulator — protein: MSRVANSGYLERKVYNEVKELIINGELKPGDLIIQDQIARRIGVSRTPLRRALAQLERDYLLESTPQGLVVRRISSGLLISVWEVRAALEGLACRLSAQMMDEATLVYLRTLITSAYKKWKEHGELEAYRKADVDFHTRLVQASCNPILHQNFTQTQVFALAFSKGIIRSPEETYPEHLAILDALEERNEEQAEKLMIEHLRKAIPTIRQSGWSDG
- the nrdI gene encoding class Ib ribonucleoside-diphosphate reductase assembly flavoprotein NrdI, giving the protein MLIAYDSRTGNVRRFIAKLNMPAVQIDDQLSLDEPFVLVTYTTGFGQVPDKVDAFLKRNYRRMRGVSASGNRNWGDRFAASADRIAELYGVPVVSKFELSGTRQDVDQFRQGVSSIAAY
- the nrdE gene encoding class 1b ribonucleoside-diphosphate reductase subunit alpha, translated to MRHIELNNRIMQRDPNGFFQLDKDREAVEVYMEEVRSKSLSFPNTAAKMKYMIENNYYENVYEYYSPEEVEDIYALAHSYPFQFASYMAASKFYNDYAMRSNDRAYYLEHFPDRVAIVALHLARGNAAIARELVSSMMEQRLQPATPTFLNAGKSRRGEMVSCFLLEMDDSLNSINYVLGTCMQLSKIGGGVAVNLSKLRGRGEPIKEVEGAAKGIMPVLKLMEDAFSYADQMGQRKGSGAAYYNIFGWDVVEFLDSKKINADEKIRLKTLSIGLIVPDKFYKLAEENKPLHVFAPYSIYKAYGIHMDDMDMDEMYDQLLADDRVRKKAVMSARDMLTKIAAVQLESGYPYIMNKSNANKAHALRSLGAIKMSNLCTEIFQLQETSEIGDYGQADVIRRDISCNLASLNIANVMERRKVRESVHEGMLALTAVSDMTEVANAPGVVKANRELHSVGLGAMNLHGYLAKNKIAYDSEEAKDFARTFFMMMNFYSLEKSMDIARERGVTFAGFEQSDYANGTYFARYEQNDYRPATDKVKRLFEGIAVPGPEDWQRLKEEVARYGLYHAYRLAIAPTQSISYVQNATSSVMPIVQPIETRTYANSTTYYPMPYLSADNFFYYKSAYQMDPFKMLDLIAEIQAHIDQGVSTILHVNSDISTRQLARYYIYAAKKGLKSLYYTRTNHLSVEECVSCSV
- the nrdF gene encoding class 1b ribonucleoside-diphosphate reductase subunit beta, which gives rise to MKAVNWNRPDDDFSLTFWNQNIMQFWTEEEIPLSDDKMAWLSLSEAQQELYIKVLGGLTLLDTVQGGVGMPKILEHVDGLQRKAVLGFMGMMEQIHAKSYSSIFTTLVSNEEIDRVFRWVEENRHLQVKAETIAQYYSAIHTKKDLYLAMAASVLLESYLFYSGFFYPLYLAGQGKMTSSGEIINLILRDESIHGLYVGVLAQEVYAELDEDEQASADETLLGLLRYLHSNEEQYTEELYAAVGLTDEVKAFLRYNANKALSNLGREPMFPDEEINPIVQNGISTHTRQHDFFSTKGNGYVRTIHVEPLKDEDFQFDL
- the metE gene encoding 5-methyltetrahydropteroyltriglutamate--homocysteine S-methyltransferase, giving the protein MGETVTIGNLGYPRIGSQREWKKALEAYWAGKLEETDFLQEMARIRLEQLELQKDKGVELIPVNDFTFYDHMLDMAVMFGIVPERFAYKGGQVSLDTYFAMARGSKQAAACEMTKWFNTNYHYIVPEIGGQSPALTENKPLAAYRFAKQHAGIAGKPVIVGLYTFLKLSKGFQQAELGQKVGQFLPVYLQMLKELEQEGVNWVQIDEPVLVTDVSDEDMEQVERIYRAIAQEVPGLHVMLQTYFEGVDRFEQVVQLPVHGIGLDFVHDRETNLQAIARYGFPRDKRLGVGLIDGRSIWRADLDSKLRLVETLAQSVPYEQMILQPSCSLMHVPVSTEPEEKLDPVIRKALAFANEKLDELKLLARAIRNSAEAAGELEASRQHLDRFRSLPQRNRQDVVSRQTEWAKLQDKRSLVFAERFPLQQEKWGLPVLPTTTIGSFPQTPEVRQARLRWRRNEWDQSQYESFLQEQIASCIRLQEELGLDVLVHGEFERTDMVEFFGEKLDGFIFTQNGWVQSYGSRCVKPPVIYGDVAFREPMTVKESVYAQSLTSQPVKGMLTGPITILCWSFVRDDRSREQVANQIALALRQEVEALEAAGIEMIQVDEPALREGFPLKERDRESYLDWATRAFRIATSSVKDTTQIHTHMCYCEFHDILHAILALDADVISIETSRSHGELIAKLEGEGYDHGIGLGVYDIHSPRVPSTAEMMDIIERALQVLDPALFWVNPDCGLKTRGLEETKAALANMVAAAREARRKWLLASG